A single genomic interval of Nocardioides palaemonis harbors:
- the fabI gene encoding enoyl-ACP reductase FabI has product MGILDGKRILVAGVTMDSSIGFATAKIAQEQGATVLISNFGRALGITKRIAKRLPQEPPVLELDVTDQAHLDGLADQVREHVDGLDGVVHSIAYGNPETLLGGRFMDGPWDDVAQAVQVSAYSLKSLAVATRPLLSRGSSIVGLTFDATTAWPAYDWMGVAKAALENTSRYVARDLGPDGIRCNLVSAGPLKTLAAKAIPGFEDLESAWKDRAPLGWDEADHTPTAQAVCALLSDFFPATTGEIVHVDGGFHAMGL; this is encoded by the coding sequence ATGGGAATCCTCGACGGCAAGCGCATCCTGGTCGCCGGCGTGACGATGGACAGCTCGATCGGCTTCGCGACCGCGAAGATCGCGCAGGAGCAGGGCGCGACCGTGCTGATCTCCAACTTCGGCCGCGCGCTCGGCATCACGAAGCGGATCGCCAAGCGGCTGCCGCAGGAGCCGCCGGTGCTCGAGCTCGACGTCACCGACCAGGCGCACCTCGACGGCCTCGCCGACCAGGTGCGTGAGCACGTCGACGGCCTCGACGGCGTCGTGCACTCCATCGCCTACGGCAACCCCGAGACGCTGCTCGGCGGCAGGTTCATGGACGGGCCGTGGGACGACGTCGCGCAGGCCGTGCAGGTGTCGGCGTACTCGCTGAAGTCGCTCGCGGTGGCGACCCGCCCGCTGCTCTCGCGCGGCTCCTCGATCGTCGGGCTGACCTTCGACGCGACCACCGCGTGGCCGGCCTACGACTGGATGGGCGTGGCGAAGGCGGCGCTGGAGAACACCTCGCGCTACGTCGCCCGCGACCTCGGCCCCGACGGCATCCGCTGCAACCTGGTCTCGGCCGGCCCGCTCAAGACGCTCGCCGCGAAGGCGATCCCGGGCTTCGAGGACCTCGAGTCGGCATGGAAGGACCGCGCCCCCCTCGGGTGGGACGAGGCCGACCACACCCCGACCGCCCAGGCCGTGTGTGCGCTGCTCAGCGACTTCTTCCCGGCCACGACCGGCGAGATCGTGCACGTGGACGGCGGCTTCCACGCGATGGGGCTGTAA
- a CDS encoding DUF3099 domain-containing protein, whose amino-acid sequence MAKPDAVRITTARSSAAADMKSRQRRYAVSMTIRTVCFLAAVFVGDGVLRWILVGAAVFLPFLAVVIGNASDTRNDGFALPDASYAHELTANETKD is encoded by the coding sequence ATGGCCAAGCCCGACGCCGTACGCATCACCACGGCCCGCAGCAGCGCCGCCGCCGACATGAAGTCGCGGCAGCGCCGCTACGCCGTCTCCATGACCATCCGCACCGTGTGCTTCCTGGCCGCGGTGTTCGTCGGCGACGGCGTGCTGCGCTGGATCCTGGTCGGCGCCGCGGTCTTCCTCCCGTTCCTCGCCGTGGTCATCGGGAACGCCTCGGACACCCGCAACGACGGATTCGCGCTGCCGGACGCCTCGTACGCCCACGAACTGACGGCGAACGAGACGAAAGACTGA
- a CDS encoding dodecin, translated as MSNRTYRVTEIVGTSPDGIDQAVRNGIERAGQTLRHIDWFEVTQIRGQAKDGSVEHFQVGMKVGFRLEDE; from the coding sequence ATGTCCAACCGCACCTACCGCGTCACCGAGATCGTCGGCACCTCGCCGGACGGCATCGACCAGGCGGTCCGCAACGGGATCGAGCGCGCCGGCCAGACGCTGCGCCACATCGACTGGTTCGAGGTCACCCAGATCCGCGGGCAGGCCAAGGACGGCTCGGTCGAGCACTTCCAGGTCGGGATGAAGGTCGGCTTCCGCCTCGAGGACGAGTGA
- a CDS encoding Mur ligase family protein, whose product MTSLVELRILEGPNLYFPRAAVKLTLDVSVISDASDEAALRFARRIGLRTTRPGAPGSGFRQRFALRAVERLVRAIAGEAGTRRLAVRVRPTSDPQVLVVAFPWRNRGRARALGEAVAHALDALPAPDLDAAVSAAAAEVAAAEPGERPTTITPRIPVVAVTGTNGKTTTSRMVAHIARTSGLVVGWSNTDGVYRDGVLVEAGDYSGPSGAARALGLPDVQLAVTETARGGILLKGIGITRNDVSVVTNVTADHLGLQGIDTVDQLAEVKSVVPRITRRDGWAVLNGDDPRVLAMRQVVSAQPWIFSRDPDSPAVREALGHGGRATTVIDGWITVLVPGADPDPLLELVDVPMTLAGLSRFNIENALAAASAALAIGLAREHVVEGLRSFRPDAEHNPGRMNFFSLPAPDGQGVSVVMDLAHNEAGLEALLEIMAGVRPPDARLLLGLGAVGDRTDELIDALGEIGAKGSDILAIGHKAHYLRGRTMDEIDALLRAGAARVGVTDIDTYDTEVACLAALVDRAEPGDVVGLMCHAERQQAYDWIAEHGGTADSPETLAEKVRAASSPA is encoded by the coding sequence GTGACCTCCCTCGTCGAGCTGCGGATCCTCGAAGGCCCCAACCTCTACTTCCCCCGCGCGGCGGTGAAGCTGACGCTCGACGTGTCGGTGATCAGCGACGCGAGCGACGAGGCGGCGCTGCGGTTCGCGCGCCGGATCGGCCTGCGCACCACGCGACCGGGTGCGCCGGGGTCCGGCTTCCGGCAGCGGTTCGCGCTGCGCGCCGTCGAGCGGCTCGTGCGCGCCATCGCGGGCGAGGCCGGCACGCGGCGCCTCGCGGTCCGGGTACGGCCGACGTCGGACCCCCAGGTCCTCGTCGTGGCGTTCCCGTGGCGCAACCGCGGGCGGGCGCGCGCGCTCGGGGAGGCCGTGGCGCACGCGCTCGACGCGCTGCCCGCACCCGACCTCGACGCGGCCGTCAGCGCGGCTGCCGCTGAGGTCGCCGCGGCCGAGCCGGGGGAGCGGCCGACCACGATCACGCCCCGCATCCCGGTCGTCGCGGTGACCGGCACCAACGGCAAGACGACCACCAGCCGGATGGTCGCGCACATCGCCCGCACCAGCGGGCTCGTGGTCGGCTGGTCCAACACCGACGGCGTCTACCGCGACGGCGTGCTCGTCGAGGCCGGCGACTACTCGGGTCCGTCCGGGGCCGCCCGCGCGCTCGGCCTGCCGGACGTGCAGCTCGCCGTCACCGAGACCGCCCGCGGCGGGATCCTGCTCAAGGGCATCGGCATCACCCGCAACGACGTCTCCGTGGTCACCAACGTGACCGCCGACCACCTCGGCCTGCAGGGCATCGACACCGTCGACCAGCTCGCCGAGGTGAAGTCGGTGGTCCCGCGGATCACCCGTCGCGACGGCTGGGCGGTGCTCAACGGCGACGACCCGCGCGTGCTCGCGATGCGCCAGGTCGTCTCCGCGCAGCCGTGGATCTTCAGCCGCGACCCCGACTCGCCGGCCGTGCGCGAGGCGCTCGGACACGGCGGTCGCGCGACGACCGTGATCGACGGGTGGATCACCGTCCTCGTGCCCGGCGCCGACCCCGACCCGCTCCTCGAGCTGGTCGACGTCCCGATGACCCTCGCCGGTCTCTCGCGCTTCAACATCGAGAACGCCCTCGCGGCCGCCTCCGCCGCGCTGGCGATCGGCCTGGCCCGCGAGCACGTGGTCGAGGGCCTGCGGTCCTTCCGGCCGGACGCCGAGCACAACCCGGGCCGGATGAACTTCTTCTCGCTCCCCGCCCCCGACGGGCAGGGCGTGTCGGTGGTGATGGACCTCGCCCACAACGAGGCGGGGCTCGAGGCGCTGCTCGAGATCATGGCGGGCGTACGCCCTCCGGACGCGCGGCTGCTGCTCGGCCTCGGCGCGGTGGGCGACCGCACCGACGAGCTGATCGACGCGCTCGGCGAGATCGGCGCGAAGGGCAGCGACATCCTGGCCATCGGCCACAAGGCCCACTACCTCCGCGGGCGCACCATGGACGAGATCGACGCGCTGCTGCGTGCCGGCGCCGCACGGGTCGGGGTCACCGACATCGACACCTACGACACCGAGGTCGCGTGCCTCGCCGCGCTGGTGGACCGGGCCGAGCCCGGCGACGTGGTCGGGCTGATGTGCCACGCGGAGCGCCAGCAGGCCTACGACTGGATCGCGGAGCACGGCGGGACGGCCGACAGCCCGGAGACGCTGGCAGAGAAGGTGAGGGCGGCGTCGTCACCCGCCTGA
- the fabG gene encoding 3-oxoacyl-[acyl-carrier-protein] reductase — MPAASTPRSVLVTGGNRGIGRAIAEAFLAQGDKVAVTTRNGGAPDGALDVRCDITDPAAVEAAFAQVEEAHGPVEVLVANAGITKDTLLLRMSEDDWSSVLDTNLTGTFRLAKRAAKGMLRQRRGRIILISSVVGLLGSAGQVNYAASKAGLVGLARSLARELGSRSITTNVVAPGFVETDMTEVLTDDQKSAIKAQVPLGRYASPAEVASAVTWLASDGAAYVTGAVIPVDGGLGMGH; from the coding sequence ATGCCTGCCGCCAGCACCCCCCGCTCCGTCCTCGTGACCGGAGGCAACCGCGGCATCGGCCGCGCGATCGCCGAGGCGTTCCTCGCCCAGGGCGACAAGGTCGCCGTCACGACCCGCAACGGGGGAGCCCCCGACGGCGCGCTCGACGTGCGCTGCGACATCACCGACCCGGCCGCGGTCGAGGCCGCGTTCGCCCAGGTCGAGGAGGCGCACGGCCCGGTCGAGGTGCTGGTCGCCAACGCCGGCATCACCAAGGACACGCTTCTGCTGCGGATGAGCGAGGACGACTGGTCCTCGGTGCTCGACACCAACCTGACCGGCACGTTCCGGCTGGCCAAGCGGGCCGCCAAGGGCATGCTGCGCCAGCGCCGCGGCCGGATCATCCTGATCTCGTCGGTCGTCGGCCTGCTGGGCTCGGCCGGCCAGGTCAACTACGCCGCATCGAAGGCCGGCCTCGTCGGGCTCGCCCGCTCGCTGGCGCGCGAGCTGGGTAGCCGGTCGATCACGACCAACGTCGTCGCCCCGGGCTTCGTGGAGACCGACATGACCGAGGTGCTCACCGACGACCAGAAGTCGGCGATCAAGGCCCAGGTCCCGCTCGGCCGGTACGCCTCGCCCGCCGAGGTCGCGTCCGCCGTCACCTGGCTGGCCTCCGACGGCGCCGCGTACGTCACCGGGGCGGTCATCCCGGTCGACGGCGGCCTCGGCATGGGCCACTGA